From the genome of Chania multitudinisentens RB-25, one region includes:
- the sppA gene encoding signal peptide peptidase SppA, producing the protein MRTLWRFITGVFKWTWRLLNFIRELILNLFLTLLILIGIGIYFSFQNSPTLETPRGALLVDLSGIVVDQLSINSRVRQWSRELLGSSSNRLQENSLFDLVDTIRKAKNDKNITGMVLQLNDFAGADQPSLQYIGKALREFRDSGKPIFAIGDSYNQTQYYLASYANKIYLSPQGAVDLHGFASNNLYYKSLLEKLKVTTNIFRVGTYKSAVEPFIRDDMSPAAREADSRWIGGLWQNYLNTVSANRQLTPEQLFPGAAAILSGLQAAGGDTAKFALDSKLVDELASRIVVENQLVKTFGWDTQSNNINAISIYDYQPKPTPDQGGQIAVIFANGAIMDGPQTPGSVGGDTTAAELRQARLDPQVKAVVFRVNSPGGSVSASEVIRSELAAVRAAGKPVVVSMGGMAASGGYWVSTPADYIIASPSTLTGSIGIFGVINTYENTLSSIGVHTDGVSTSPLADLAVTKALPSEFSQMMQLNIENGYKNFIDLVANARKMTPEQVDNIAQGHVWIGNDAKKNGLVDQLGDFDDAVKKAAELAKLPHWQLNWFVNSPSLADMILGQFGVSMHALLPTALKSMLPAPLASIAQAVTTQPGLFNNLNDPQNRYAICLTCGEVR; encoded by the coding sequence ATGCGCACATTGTGGCGATTCATTACCGGCGTTTTCAAGTGGACATGGCGTCTGCTGAATTTTATCAGGGAACTGATCCTGAACTTGTTTTTGACTCTGCTGATCCTGATCGGCATCGGTATCTATTTTTCTTTCCAGAATAGCCCAACCTTGGAAACACCGCGCGGGGCATTGTTGGTGGATCTCAGCGGCATTGTGGTTGACCAGCTCTCCATAAACAGCCGCGTTCGCCAATGGAGCCGTGAATTGTTAGGTTCCTCCAGTAATCGTTTGCAGGAAAACTCGCTGTTTGACCTGGTGGATACCATTCGTAAGGCTAAAAACGATAAAAACATTACCGGTATGGTATTACAGCTGAACGACTTTGCCGGTGCCGATCAACCTTCCCTGCAATATATTGGTAAAGCACTGCGTGAATTCCGCGACAGCGGCAAACCGATCTTCGCCATTGGCGACAGCTACAATCAGACCCAATATTATCTGGCCAGCTATGCCAATAAAATTTATCTGTCGCCGCAGGGGGCCGTGGATCTGCACGGCTTTGCCAGCAATAACCTGTATTACAAATCGTTGCTGGAAAAACTGAAGGTTACCACCAATATTTTTCGTGTCGGAACCTATAAATCCGCGGTAGAACCTTTTATCCGTGACGATATGTCTCCGGCAGCCCGTGAGGCTGACAGCCGTTGGATTGGTGGCCTATGGCAGAACTACCTGAATACCGTTTCAGCCAACCGCCAACTTACGCCAGAGCAGCTATTCCCAGGGGCAGCAGCGATCCTCAGCGGCCTGCAAGCGGCGGGGGGTGATACCGCGAAATTTGCGCTGGACAGCAAGCTGGTTGATGAACTGGCATCCCGTATCGTCGTTGAGAATCAACTGGTAAAAACCTTCGGTTGGGACACACAGAGCAACAATATCAACGCGATCAGTATCTACGATTACCAACCCAAGCCCACGCCGGATCAGGGCGGGCAGATCGCCGTCATCTTTGCTAATGGCGCCATTATGGATGGCCCACAGACGCCAGGAAGCGTGGGCGGTGATACCACTGCCGCAGAACTGCGGCAAGCTCGCCTTGATCCGCAGGTCAAGGCCGTGGTTTTCCGTGTAAATAGCCCTGGAGGCAGCGTGAGCGCCTCTGAAGTGATCCGTTCCGAGCTGGCCGCCGTTCGCGCAGCCGGGAAGCCAGTGGTGGTTTCGATGGGAGGCATGGCTGCCTCCGGTGGTTATTGGGTATCAACACCCGCGGATTACATTATTGCCAGCCCAAGTACCCTGACGGGTTCTATCGGGATCTTCGGTGTGATCAACACCTATGAGAACACCCTGAGCAGCATTGGCGTTCATACTGACGGTGTATCAACCTCTCCGTTAGCCGATTTAGCTGTGACTAAAGCGTTGCCTTCCGAATTTTCGCAGATGATGCAGTTGAATATCGAAAACGGCTATAAGAACTTTATTGATCTGGTTGCCAATGCCCGCAAAATGACACCGGAGCAGGTCGATAATATCGCGCAAGGCCATGTATGGATTGGCAATGATGCCAAGAAAAATGGCTTGGTCGATCAGTTGGGTGATTTTGATGACGCCGTGAAAAAAGCAGCAGAATTAGCCAAATTGCCCCATTGGCAACTTAACTGGTTCGTGAACAGCCCCAGCCTGGCGGATATGATCCTCGGCCAGTTTGGCGTATCAATGCATGCATTGTTGCCAACCGCCCTCAAATCAATGTTGCCAGCACCCTTGGCTTCCATCGCTCAGGCCGTCACAACCCAGCCTGGTCTGTTTAATAACCTGAATGATCCGCAGAACCGTTATGCGATCTGCTTAACCTGCGGAGAAGTCCGCTAA
- the selD gene encoding selenide, water dikinase SelD — MTSSAIRLTQYSHGAGCGCKISPKVLETILHSEQEKFVDPRLLVGNETRDDAAVYDIGNGVGIISTTDFFMPIVDNPFDFGRIAATNAISDVYAMGGKPIMAIAILGWPIATLPAEVAQQVIDGGRYACQQAGIALAGGHSIDAPEPIFGLAVTGVVSTERVKKNSAAQAGTKLFLTKPLGIGVLTTAEKKSKLQPEHEGLATQVMCQLNKSGTDFAEITGVTAMTDVTGFGLLGHLSEMCQGSGLQATVWFDQVPKLPDIERYINEGCVPGGTDRNFDSYGHLLGAMNDLQRQLLCDPQTSGGLLLAVLPEAEASVRAIAAGYGITLNAIGELHAAQPGKPLIEVV; from the coding sequence ATGACCTCGTCGGCTATCCGTTTAACCCAGTACAGCCATGGTGCTGGCTGTGGTTGCAAAATTTCACCGAAAGTGCTTGAAACGATACTGCATAGCGAACAGGAAAAATTTGTTGATCCGCGTTTGCTGGTGGGCAATGAAACCCGTGATGATGCAGCGGTGTATGACATTGGCAATGGCGTTGGCATTATCAGTACCACTGACTTTTTTATGCCCATTGTCGATAATCCGTTTGATTTTGGCCGCATTGCGGCCACCAATGCTATCAGTGACGTGTATGCGATGGGGGGGAAACCGATTATGGCGATTGCCATTCTGGGTTGGCCGATTGCTACACTGCCAGCGGAAGTGGCACAGCAGGTGATTGACGGCGGGCGTTATGCCTGCCAGCAGGCCGGTATTGCCTTGGCCGGGGGGCACTCTATCGATGCCCCAGAACCGATCTTCGGCCTGGCAGTGACCGGGGTAGTCAGCACTGAACGGGTGAAAAAGAACAGCGCGGCGCAGGCGGGAACGAAATTATTCCTCACCAAGCCATTGGGCATTGGCGTGCTGACAACGGCCGAGAAGAAGAGCAAGCTGCAGCCGGAGCACGAAGGATTGGCAACGCAGGTGATGTGCCAGTTAAATAAATCCGGTACGGATTTTGCTGAAATAACCGGTGTTACTGCAATGACCGATGTGACTGGTTTTGGGCTGTTGGGGCATTTGAGTGAAATGTGCCAGGGTTCAGGTTTGCAGGCTACCGTGTGGTTTGATCAGGTGCCGAAACTGCCTGATATAGAGCGCTATATCAATGAAGGCTGCGTGCCGGGGGGGACTGACCGTAACTTCGATAGCTATGGCCATTTACTGGGCGCTATGAATGATTTACAACGCCAGCTGTTGTGCGATCCGCAAACGTCAGGAGGTTTATTGCTGGCGGTGTTACCGGAAGCGGAGGCCAGCGTACGGGCGATTGCAGCAGGTTATGGCATTACGCTAAATGCGATTGGTGAACTGCATGCGGCTCAGCCGGGTAAACCATTGATTGAGGTTGTTTAG
- a CDS encoding YeaC family protein, whose translation MEVRDLIAAMTPEIYQRLVQAVELGKWPDGVALTPEQKENSLQAVMLWQSMHNTDPQHMSIGIDGQIVMKSKQELKQQFVAEPLVKLKPQ comes from the coding sequence ATGGAAGTGAGAGATTTGATTGCGGCCATGACGCCAGAAATCTACCAGCGGTTGGTACAAGCCGTGGAGCTGGGTAAATGGCCAGACGGCGTAGCGTTAACGCCTGAGCAGAAAGAGAATAGCCTACAGGCGGTGATGCTGTGGCAATCGATGCACAACACCGATCCGCAGCATATGAGTATTGGCATCGATGGCCAGATTGTGATGAAAAGCAAACAGGAACTGAAACAGCAGTTTGTTGCGGAACCTTTGGTTAAACTGAAACCGCAATAA
- a CDS encoding DNA topoisomerase III, producing MRLFIAEKPSLARAIADVLPKPHRRGDGFIACGNNDVVTWCVGHLLEQAQPDAYDSRYARWSLADLPIIPQKWLLQPRPSVSKQLNAIKKLLAEADEVIHAGDPDREGQLLVDEVLDYLALTAEKRQSVRRCLINDLNPQAVERAVERLRDNRDFIPLCVSALARARADWLYGINMTRAYTLLGRNAGYDGVLSVGRVQTPVLGLVVRRDEEIENFVPKDFFEVKAHIVTPKEERFVALWQPSDSCEPYQDEEGRLLHRPLAEHVVKRIEGQPARVTSYNDKRESEIAPLPFSLSTLQIEAAKRFNLSAQQVLDICQRLYETHKLITYPRSDCRYLPEEHFAGRHAVLNAISVHQPDLYPQPVIDSERRNRCWDDKKVDAHHAIIPTARASKANLHQDELNVYGLVARQYLMQFCPDAMFRKCVIELDIAGGKFVAKARFLAEAGWRTLLGNKERDEENEGAPLPVVAKDDELLCERGEVVERQTQPPRPFTDASLLSAMTGIARFVQDKALKKILRATDGLGTEATRAGIIELLFKRAFLYKKGRYIHSSETGRALIHSLPDQAARPDMTAEWESRLTQISEKSCRYQDFMQPLEGTLQELIYQAKQNRVSVAFHGLPPPSAGGAKKRKKGATKARENSE from the coding sequence ATGCGCCTGTTTATTGCCGAAAAGCCGAGTTTGGCTCGCGCCATTGCTGATGTGTTGCCTAAACCTCACCGACGGGGTGATGGGTTTATTGCCTGTGGTAATAACGATGTGGTGACCTGGTGCGTGGGCCACTTATTAGAACAGGCCCAGCCTGATGCTTACGACAGCCGTTATGCGCGCTGGTCGCTCGCTGATTTGCCGATTATCCCCCAGAAATGGCTGTTACAGCCGCGCCCTTCAGTCAGTAAACAGTTGAACGCCATTAAAAAACTGTTGGCAGAGGCAGACGAAGTGATCCATGCCGGTGACCCAGACCGCGAAGGGCAATTATTGGTTGATGAAGTGCTGGATTATTTGGCTTTGACGGCGGAAAAACGGCAGAGTGTGCGCCGTTGCCTGATCAACGATCTTAATCCACAAGCGGTAGAACGTGCCGTTGAGCGCTTGCGTGATAACCGTGATTTCATCCCCCTATGTGTTTCTGCACTGGCTCGGGCGCGTGCTGATTGGTTGTATGGCATTAATATGACCCGCGCTTACACCCTGTTGGGGCGCAACGCAGGCTATGACGGTGTGCTGTCGGTCGGGCGGGTGCAAACGCCGGTGTTGGGGTTGGTAGTAAGGCGTGACGAAGAAATTGAAAATTTTGTTCCGAAAGATTTTTTCGAAGTGAAAGCGCATATTGTTACGCCGAAAGAAGAACGTTTTGTTGCTCTGTGGCAACCGAGCGATTCCTGTGAACCTTATCAGGATGAAGAAGGGCGCTTGCTGCACCGACCGCTGGCCGAACATGTGGTCAAGCGCATTGAGGGCCAGCCAGCGAGGGTCACCTCCTATAATGATAAACGGGAATCAGAGATTGCCCCGTTGCCGTTTTCTCTTTCCACCTTGCAAATTGAGGCAGCGAAACGCTTCAACCTGAGCGCTCAGCAGGTGTTGGATATCTGCCAGCGCCTGTATGAAACCCACAAACTGATTACTTATCCGCGTTCAGACTGCCGTTATTTGCCAGAAGAACATTTTGCTGGGCGTCACGCGGTGTTGAATGCCATCAGCGTGCATCAGCCGGATCTCTATCCACAACCAGTGATCGACAGTGAACGTCGCAACCGTTGTTGGGACGACAAAAAAGTGGATGCCCACCATGCCATTATTCCAACTGCTCGCGCCAGCAAAGCCAACCTGCACCAGGACGAACTTAACGTTTATGGCTTGGTGGCACGCCAGTATTTGATGCAATTCTGTCCGGATGCCATGTTCCGCAAATGTGTGATCGAACTGGATATTGCGGGCGGGAAGTTTGTGGCCAAAGCACGTTTTTTGGCAGAGGCAGGATGGCGCACTCTGCTGGGCAATAAAGAACGTGACGAGGAGAACGAAGGTGCACCATTGCCGGTTGTCGCCAAAGATGATGAGTTGCTGTGTGAACGTGGTGAAGTGGTTGAACGCCAAACCCAACCGCCGCGGCCATTCACTGATGCCAGCCTGCTTTCAGCCATGACCGGGATTGCGCGGTTTGTTCAGGATAAAGCATTAAAGAAAATTCTGCGTGCAACCGATGGCTTAGGAACGGAAGCGACGCGTGCGGGCATTATTGAGTTATTGTTCAAACGGGCGTTTCTCTACAAAAAAGGGCGGTATATCCATTCCAGCGAAACCGGGCGGGCATTGATTCATTCTCTGCCTGATCAGGCGGCACGGCCTGATATGACGGCAGAATGGGAGTCCCGGCTTACGCAAATCAGTGAGAAATCCTGCCGCTATCAAGATTTCATGCAGCCACTGGAGGGAACCTTACAAGAGTTGATTTATCAGGCGAAACAAAACCGGGTCAGCGTGGCGTTTCATGGTTTGCCGCCCCCCTCTGCTGGCGGGGCGAAAAAGCGGAAAAAGGGTGCGACGAAGGCACGGGAGAACAGTGAATGA
- the ansA gene encoding asparaginase: MRKKSIYVAYTGGTIGMQRSEHGYVPVSGHLQRQLASMPEFHRPEMPDFTIHEYVPLTDSSNMTPENWQHIADDIAQHYDQYDGFVILHGTDTMAFTASALSFMLENLDKPVIVTGSQIPLAELRSDGQINLLNALYLAANHPVNEVSLFFNNKLFRGNRTTKAHADGFDAFASPNLPPLLEAGIHIRRQAGIASPVCYGDLQVHNITPQPIGVVTIYPGICGAVVRNYLLQPVKALILRSYGVGNAPQKAELIDELRDASERGIVVVNLTQCLSGRVNMDGYATGNALAQAGVISGFDMTVEAALTKLHYLLSQPLTPEDIRNQMQQDLRGELSAAG; the protein is encoded by the coding sequence ATGCGCAAGAAATCCATTTACGTCGCCTATACAGGCGGCACTATCGGGATGCAACGTTCCGAACACGGCTATGTCCCAGTTTCTGGCCACCTGCAACGCCAACTGGCATCAATGCCCGAATTCCATCGCCCGGAAATGCCTGACTTCACCATTCATGAATATGTTCCACTGACCGACTCTTCCAATATGACGCCAGAAAACTGGCAGCATATTGCCGATGATATCGCACAGCATTACGATCAATACGATGGCTTTGTCATCCTGCATGGCACCGATACCATGGCTTTCACCGCTTCGGCGTTGTCGTTCATGCTGGAGAATCTGGACAAACCGGTCATTGTGACGGGGTCACAAATCCCCTTGGCTGAATTGCGCTCCGACGGCCAAATTAACCTGCTGAATGCCTTGTATCTGGCAGCAAATCACCCAGTGAATGAAGTCAGCCTGTTTTTCAACAACAAACTGTTCCGCGGTAACCGCACCACCAAAGCGCATGCCGATGGTTTTGACGCCTTTGCTTCACCAAACTTGCCGCCGCTATTGGAAGCGGGAATTCATATCCGCCGCCAGGCCGGTATTGCCTCCCCGGTTTGCTATGGCGATCTGCAAGTACATAACATCACGCCGCAGCCGATTGGCGTTGTCACTATTTATCCAGGGATTTGCGGTGCCGTTGTGCGTAACTACTTGCTGCAACCGGTAAAAGCGTTGATCCTGCGCTCCTACGGTGTCGGTAATGCTCCGCAAAAAGCGGAATTGATCGATGAATTGCGTGATGCTTCCGAGCGTGGCATCGTAGTGGTCAATTTGACCCAATGTCTCTCAGGCCGGGTCAACATGGATGGGTATGCCACTGGCAATGCCCTGGCCCAGGCTGGTGTGATCAGTGGTTTTGATATGACGGTAGAAGCCGCTCTAACCAAACTACATTACCTATTAAGCCAACCCCTGACACCAGAAGATATCCGTAACCAGATGCAACAGGATCTGCGCGGTGAACTCAGCGCTGCGGGTTGA
- the mnmH gene encoding tRNA 2-selenouridine(34) synthase MnmH, with product MLTRQTQLEVDDYRRIFLQDVPLIDVRAPIEFQQGAFPSAINLPLLNNSERQAVGICYKQHGQQAAVALGHRLVNGSLREQRMQAWIVQCARQPQGMIYCFRGGLRSQLVQQWLREAGEDYPRVCGGYKALRSFLLGTLEFCAALPMIIVGGNTGCGKTLLIKELAAGIDLEGTANHRGSSFGRTLLKQHSQIDFENRLAVLMLKKQQEGCHRWVLEDESRIIGSNNLPLTLFNGMQQSPLVVIDDPFEVRLARLQTEYLDQMRVAFEQAYGELEGWQKYDEYLHHGLFAIRRRLGLERFQQMTQRLKWALPLQQASGNSDAHQQWLVPLLQHYYDPMYRYQLEKKAQRIIFRGYYAEVKEFLMTYSQNSGE from the coding sequence GTGTTAACTAGGCAAACTCAGCTGGAAGTTGACGATTATCGGCGCATTTTTTTACAAGATGTGCCACTGATTGATGTACGTGCACCAATAGAATTTCAGCAAGGGGCATTCCCTTCGGCTATCAATTTGCCATTGTTGAATAATAGTGAGCGTCAGGCGGTGGGAATCTGTTACAAACAGCACGGCCAGCAAGCAGCGGTGGCGCTTGGGCACCGTCTGGTGAATGGTTCGCTGCGTGAACAGCGTATGCAGGCGTGGATCGTGCAATGTGCTCGCCAACCGCAGGGGATGATTTACTGTTTCCGTGGTGGGTTGCGTTCGCAACTGGTTCAGCAATGGCTACGGGAAGCCGGGGAGGACTATCCGCGAGTCTGCGGTGGTTATAAGGCGCTCCGTAGCTTCTTATTGGGTACGTTGGAGTTCTGTGCTGCTTTGCCGATGATCATTGTAGGCGGGAATACCGGTTGTGGTAAGACTTTGCTCATCAAGGAACTGGCTGCCGGCATTGATCTGGAAGGCACAGCGAATCATCGTGGTTCCTCGTTTGGCCGTACCCTGTTGAAACAGCATTCGCAGATTGATTTTGAGAATCGCCTGGCCGTGCTGATGTTAAAAAAACAGCAGGAAGGTTGCCACCGTTGGGTATTGGAAGATGAAAGCCGGATTATTGGTTCCAATAATTTACCGCTAACCTTGTTCAACGGCATGCAACAATCCCCTTTGGTGGTGATTGACGATCCGTTTGAGGTACGCTTGGCCCGTTTGCAGACTGAATATCTCGATCAGATGCGCGTTGCCTTTGAACAGGCTTATGGTGAGTTGGAAGGTTGGCAAAAATATGATGAATATCTGCACCACGGTCTGTTTGCTATTCGCCGCCGTTTGGGACTGGAGCGTTTCCAACAGATGACGCAGCGGCTGAAGTGGGCATTGCCGTTGCAGCAGGCCAGTGGTAACAGCGATGCTCACCAACAGTGGCTGGTGCCGTTGTTGCAGCATTATTACGATCCGATGTATCGCTACCAATTAGAGAAGAAAGCCCAGCGGATCATCTTCCGTGGCTACTATGCTGAGGTAAAAGAGTTCCTGATGACGTACAGCCAGAATAGCGGTGAATAA
- the pncA gene encoding bifunctional nicotinamidase/pyrazinamidase — protein sequence MKAALLLIDLQNDFCPGGALAVTEGDHTIAIANQAIDACLARHEPVIASQDWHPAEHRSFAANSHAQIGTLGELEGLPQRWWPVHCVQGTPGAAFHPQLKQQRLAAVFRKGENPDIDSYSAFFDNGHRTQTALDGWLKSQGITQLAVMGLATDYCVKFSVLDALQLGYSTQVIVEGCRGVNLQPEDSQQALREMQQAGAHLVTLSQFMHR from the coding sequence ATGAAAGCTGCCCTGCTGTTGATTGATTTACAAAACGACTTTTGCCCTGGCGGTGCTCTGGCCGTTACCGAAGGTGATCACACCATCGCGATTGCCAATCAGGCAATCGATGCCTGCCTGGCCCGGCATGAACCCGTGATCGCCAGCCAGGACTGGCACCCAGCAGAACACCGCAGTTTTGCGGCGAACTCCCATGCTCAGATAGGGACGCTCGGTGAACTTGAAGGGCTGCCGCAGCGGTGGTGGCCAGTCCACTGTGTTCAAGGAACCCCTGGAGCGGCTTTTCATCCACAGCTCAAACAACAACGGTTGGCTGCCGTTTTTCGTAAAGGTGAAAACCCAGACATCGACAGCTATAGCGCATTCTTTGATAACGGCCATCGCACCCAAACAGCGCTTGATGGCTGGTTGAAATCCCAGGGTATCACACAGCTTGCCGTGATGGGGTTGGCGACCGATTACTGTGTGAAATTCAGCGTTCTGGACGCTTTGCAACTAGGCTACTCAACCCAGGTTATCGTTGAAGGGTGCCGCGGCGTCAATTTGCAACCAGAAGACAGCCAGCAAGCATTGCGGGAGATGCAACAAGCAGGCGCACACCTGGTGACACTGTCACAATTTATGCATCGCTAA
- a CDS encoding NAD(P)H nitroreductase, whose product MDALELLLNRRSASRLAAPAPTGEVRQNIINAGLRAPDHGALQPWRFVLIENQGLERFSELLQAAAKHDELDEAGIEKAKQAPFRAPLIITVVAHCSESPKVPRWEQIISAGCAVQAMQMAALAQGFNGIWRTGAWTEHPLVREAFACREQDEIVGFLYLGTPQLKAVAKVVAPDSTPFVSYF is encoded by the coding sequence ATGGATGCACTTGAGCTTTTATTGAACCGCCGTTCAGCGTCACGCCTGGCGGCCCCTGCGCCAACCGGTGAAGTGCGCCAGAATATTATTAATGCCGGGTTGCGTGCCCCGGATCACGGTGCATTGCAGCCATGGCGCTTTGTGTTGATTGAAAACCAAGGATTGGAGCGTTTCAGTGAGCTGTTACAGGCAGCGGCGAAACATGATGAGCTTGATGAAGCAGGCATTGAAAAGGCGAAACAGGCACCATTCCGCGCACCACTGATTATTACCGTAGTCGCTCATTGCAGCGAAAGCCCGAAAGTCCCACGTTGGGAGCAGATTATTTCTGCCGGTTGTGCGGTGCAAGCGATGCAGATGGCTGCGCTGGCACAGGGGTTTAACGGCATCTGGCGTACCGGTGCCTGGACAGAGCATCCGCTGGTGCGTGAGGCCTTTGCCTGCCGTGAGCAAGATGAGATTGTGGGCTTTCTTTATCTTGGTACTCCGCAATTGAAAGCGGTGGCTAAAGTTGTGGCACCAGACAGCACGCCTTTCGTCAGCTATTTTTGA
- a CDS encoding glycoside hydrolase family 18 protein, with protein MALTRKLLPLLVAVQFGMAGAGMAQAASYLSVGYFNGGGDVTAGPGGDINKLDVTQITHLNYSFGLIYNNEKKETNPALKDSAHLHQIYLSPKVESDLKLLPVLRKQNPALKVLLSVGGWGARGFSGAAATPESRAVFIRSVQDVINKYQLDGIDLDWEYPVNGAWGLVESQPADRDNFTVLLRELHQALDKDKLLTIAVAASAKSPQEWLDVTAIAPYLNYINLMTYDMAYGTQYFNSNLYDSKQWPTVAAADKYSADFVVNNYLAAGLKPAQLNLGIGFYGRVPKRATEPGIDWDKADAAKHPVTQPYFTEHEKGIFKSLGVDLEKDTYIKYNDIVSKMLQDPQQRFSEHWDNDAKVPYLMMRSAAGKPVFAVSYENPRSVAIKADYIKGKGLGGAMFWEYGADDENRLAQTLAETLGINTLKK; from the coding sequence ATGGCTTTAACCCGTAAACTTCTGCCTTTACTGGTCGCGGTGCAATTTGGTATGGCTGGCGCAGGTATGGCGCAAGCAGCTTCTTATCTGTCCGTCGGTTATTTTAACGGCGGTGGAGATGTCACCGCCGGGCCTGGGGGGGATATCAATAAGCTGGACGTTACCCAGATCACGCACCTGAATTACTCATTTGGCCTGATTTATAACAATGAAAAAAAGGAAACCAACCCGGCGCTGAAAGATTCGGCCCATCTGCACCAGATTTACCTTTCCCCTAAAGTGGAATCTGACCTGAAACTGCTCCCCGTTTTACGCAAACAAAATCCAGCCTTGAAGGTCTTGCTCTCGGTCGGTGGTTGGGGAGCGAGAGGATTTTCCGGCGCAGCAGCTACACCGGAAAGCCGTGCTGTTTTTATTCGTTCAGTGCAGGATGTGATCAATAAATATCAGCTAGACGGCATCGATCTGGATTGGGAATACCCGGTTAACGGCGCGTGGGGTCTGGTAGAAAGCCAACCTGCCGATCGCGACAATTTCACTGTTCTGTTACGTGAACTGCATCAGGCGCTCGATAAAGACAAATTGCTGACTATTGCCGTAGCGGCCAGTGCCAAAAGCCCACAGGAATGGCTTGATGTAACGGCGATAGCGCCCTATCTGAATTATATCAATCTGATGACATACGACATGGCGTATGGCACACAGTATTTTAACTCCAACCTTTATGACTCCAAACAGTGGCCCACGGTAGCCGCTGCCGATAAATACAGCGCCGATTTTGTGGTTAATAACTATCTGGCTGCCGGCTTAAAACCAGCCCAACTGAATCTTGGTATTGGTTTCTACGGCCGTGTTCCCAAACGCGCTACCGAGCCAGGTATTGACTGGGATAAAGCTGACGCGGCCAAACATCCGGTGACACAGCCTTATTTTACCGAACATGAAAAAGGCATCTTCAAATCGCTGGGGGTGGATTTGGAGAAAGACACTTACATCAAATACAACGATATTGTCAGCAAAATGTTGCAAGACCCGCAACAGCGTTTCAGTGAACACTGGGATAATGATGCCAAAGTGCCCTATCTGATGATGCGCTCAGCTGCGGGTAAACCGGTGTTTGCAGTTAGCTACGAGAATCCGCGTTCAGTAGCAATCAAGGCTGATTATATCAAGGGTAAAGGGTTAGGAGGGGCGATGTTCTGGGAATACGGTGCCGACGATGAGAATCGCTTGGCCCAGACATTGGCCGAAACGCTCGGTATTAACACATTGAAAAAATAA
- a CDS encoding pyrimidine (deoxy)nucleoside triphosphate diphosphatase, whose protein sequence is MKIIDVVAAIIARDGKILLAQRDNSSDQAGLWEFPGGKVEPNESQPQALARELQEELGIVACVENYVTSTQWQQNDRIIRLHAWRIAAFSGELQRHCHSAFAWVTPAQARDYPLAPADIPLLESYITQLLLQTNPN, encoded by the coding sequence ATGAAAATCATTGACGTTGTCGCCGCCATTATTGCCAGGGATGGCAAAATTTTACTCGCTCAGCGCGATAACAGCAGCGATCAGGCTGGCTTATGGGAGTTCCCCGGAGGCAAAGTTGAACCTAATGAAAGCCAACCACAGGCCCTTGCTCGTGAGCTACAGGAGGAGTTGGGCATTGTTGCCTGCGTGGAAAATTACGTTACCAGCACTCAGTGGCAGCAAAACGACAGGATTATCCGCTTGCATGCTTGGCGTATCGCGGCATTCAGCGGTGAATTGCAAAGGCATTGTCATTCAGCTTTTGCCTGGGTAACACCAGCACAGGCACGTGATTATCCTTTGGCCCCAGCTGATATTCCGCTGTTGGAAAGCTATATTACTCAATTACTGCTTCAAACGAACCCAAATTAG
- the msrB gene encoding peptide-methionine (R)-S-oxide reductase MsrB: MSKETPVNQQTVQLNEIQRYVTQERGTEAPYSGKLLHNKREGIYHCLCCNAPLFYSESKYDSGCGWPSFYQPVSSDAIRYLDDNSHNMQRIEIRCGKCDAHLGHVFPDGPQPTGERYCVNSASLSFTDSENGEKTAG, translated from the coding sequence ATGTCTAAAGAGACACCTGTTAACCAACAGACAGTGCAACTGAATGAAATTCAACGCTATGTAACACAGGAGCGTGGCACAGAAGCACCTTATTCCGGTAAATTGCTGCACAACAAGCGTGAAGGTATCTACCATTGCCTGTGTTGTAACGCACCACTGTTTTATTCTGAAAGCAAGTATGATTCCGGCTGCGGCTGGCCAAGTTTTTACCAACCTGTTTCCAGCGATGCCATTCGTTATCTTGATGATAATTCACATAATATGCAGCGGATAGAGATTCGTTGCGGCAAGTGTGATGCTCATCTTGGGCACGTATTTCCAGACGGCCCACAGCCAACCGGCGAACGTTACTGTGTTAACTCGGCGTCACTAAGTTTCACCGATAGCGAAAACGGTGAAAAAACGGCTGGTTAA